In Callospermophilus lateralis isolate mCalLat2 chromosome 18, mCalLat2.hap1, whole genome shotgun sequence, one DNA window encodes the following:
- the Gfy gene encoding Golgi-associated olfactory signaling regulator, with translation MKSFNPILFLLVFLLAQLGSKAAPSASPPLDSDFKGMDHPSETSPGASENSTKDWSNPEFPGTVYPEPSETPNTVSPETSPFDVTETLNLHFQETSYPKSPETPKPELHTTSVSAPLDTPKTNPFKVTETSETPKPDPTGNPHPGYPETPKPNFSETSHPEFPEITNTDPIQTTHQEFPENPQLNTTEVSHAKTPEAPNPDATKALDTKSLETQDTDTTEIPKSEFPETSHPDPTETPHPESHVIYASPTDIPQTESPPTHYQDATEISMTSEPETSTSLHPETLMALEGEVTALNGLHLNPPAETHTAPQPDLSKLPTSDSPGTSELKAPQDSGPKGPDTPPPSARIAGPPVSQELPSQQAPATPRPQRRSRGDRVNTIIVVERVKETGVTLVGRPRGATGGALCLFFAGTGLLIGIFLLLWCLYRRAAQHRPFAHHRLPDGGEEPVLHLDTPKDPYNLYFYAPDAWVPSHIATKQPPPTPPLPPKLPPPPRGGRPQRLESLSPATLPNNFV, from the exons ATGAAATCTTTCAACCCGATCCTCTTCCTCCTCGTCTTCCTCCTGGCCCAGCTGGGTTCCAAGGCTGCCccctcagcctctccacctcttGACTCTGACTTTAAGGGGATGGACCATCCCTCTGAGACCTCCCCTGGTGCTTCTGAAAATTCCACTAAAGATTGGTCTAACCCAGAATTCCCTGGGACTGTTTATCCCGAGCCCTCTGAGACCCCTAATACGGTTTCTCCTGAGACCTCCCCCTTCGATGTCACTGAGACTCTCAATCTTCACTTCCAAGAAACTTCATACCCCAAGTCCCCTGAGACCCCTAAGCCTGAATTACACACAACCTCAGTGTCAGCTCCCCTGGATACCCCCAAAACTAACCCCTTCAAAGTGACAGAAACTTCTGAGACTCCCAAACCTGACCCGACTGGAAATCCACATCCAGGATACCCTGAGACCCCCAAACCTAATTTCTCAGAAACTTCACACCCAGAATTTCCTGAGATCACAAACACTGACCCTATACAGACTACACACCAAGAATTCCCAGAGAATCCTCAACTTAACACCACTGAAGTCTCACATGCTAAAACCCCTGAGGCCCCAAATCCTGACGCCACCAAGGCCCTTGATACCAAATCTCTAGAAACCCAGGACACTGATACCACTGAGATCCCAAAGTCTGAATTTCCTGAAACAAGCCATCCTGACCCTACTGAAACCCCCCATCCAGAGTCCCATGTGATCTACGCCAGCCCTACTGACATTCCTCAAACAGAGTCCCCCCCAACCCACTACCAAGATGCCACAGAGATCTCCATGACCTCGGAGCCTGAGACCTCCACTAGTCTTCACCCAGAAACGCTTATGGCCCTCGAGGGTGAAGTCACTGCCTTAAATGGACTGCACCTGAACCCCCCAGCAGAGACCCATACAGCCCCACAGCCTGACCTCTCTAAACTGCCCACCTCAGATTCTCCAGGGACCAGTGAGCTGAAGGCCCCTCAGGACTCTGGCCCTAAAGGGCCGGAcactcctcctccctcagcccggATCGCAGGTCCCCCAGTTTCTCAAGAGCTCCCCAGTCAGCAGGCCCCTGCAACACCCCGACCTCAGAGACGCAGCCGAGGTGACAGAGTCAACACTATCATTGTGGTGGAGCGAGTGAAAGAGACCG GCGTGACTCTGGTGGGACGCCCACGTGGCGCGACAGGAGGGGCCCTGTGCCTGTTCTTTGCGGGGACGGGGCTGCTGATCGGCATCTTCCTGCTGCTGTGGTGTCTCTACCGCCGGGCGGCCCAACACCGGCCCTTCGCCCACCACCGGCTCCCTGACGGCGGGGAGGAGCCAG TTTTGCATTTGGACACCCCGAAGGACCCCTACAACCTCTACTTTTATGCACCGGATGCCTGGGTCCCTTCACACATCGCCACCAAGCAGCCCCCTCCCACACCCCCACTACCACCCAAGCTGCCCCCGCCGCCACGCGGGGGTCGGCCCCAGCGCCTGGAGTCGCTGTCCCCGGCCACGCTCCCCAACAACTTCGTGTGA
- the Pth2 gene encoding parathyroid hormone 2, with translation METRQVTRSPRVRRLLLLLLLLVPWGTRTASGVALPPAGIFSLRTPGRASWGPVTPLLRRSLALADDAAFRERARLLAALERRHWLNSYMHKLLLLDAP, from the exons ATGGAGACCCGCCAGGTGACCAGGAGCCCCCGGGTGCggcggctgctgctgctgctgttgctgcttgTGCCCTGGGGCACCCGCACTGCCTCAGGTGTGGCCCTGCCTCCTGCCGGGATCTTCAG TCTCCGCACCCCCGGCCGGGCCTCGTGGGGTCCAGTCACCCCACTGTTGCGGCGGAGTCTGGCGCTGGCGGACGACGCGGCCTTCCGAGAGCGTGCGAGGCTGTTGGCCGCCCTCGAGCGCCGCCACTGGCTGAACTCGTACATGCACAAGCTGCTGCTGCTGGACGCGCCCTGA